The sequence AGATAATAACTTCAATGATTCTAAATTAAAAGATAGAATTAAACGCTTAGATATTAAAATTGATCAATACCTAAAAGAATTAGATAATAACGACAAAAAAGAAGACACAACCGACAACCCAAAATCAGCTGAAGAGATAAGTGAAATTATTAAAGAATTGAAAAGTAGAAAAGAAAAATATGAGCAAATGAAGAAACATCTAGAAGAAACTGAAGAAACTCAGGTATCTCTAGTGGACCCCGATACTAGGCGGCTAACTAAGAATGGAGAAACAAAAATAGGTTATAATGTCCAAACAGCTGTGGACAGCAAAAATAAAATGATTGCAGAGTTTGATGTAACGAACTCCATAAATGACTTTGGCCATTTATCTGTTACCAGCCAAAAAGCTAAAGAGATATTAGAAGTTGATACAATAAAAACAACGGCAGATAAAGGTTATAATTCTGCAACTGATATAGCAGAATGTTTAATGAATGGAATAGAACCTCATGTGTGTATGGAAGAAGACGAAATCACAATATGTCTAGAGATATTAGGCGAAGCAAAAGATGTGGATCAAATCATAGAACCACATGTTAATGGTAGATTTGTGTATCTAAAGAAGCGCAATATAGCACTGTGTCCCATGGGGAAAATTTTTTACCCTAGTTCATACTCAAAGAATAAAAAAGAGGCGAGATTCTGTAACCGAAAGGAATGTAGAAAGTGCCAGAACAAGTGTACAGCCAGTGAGTACAAAGACTTTGGCAAAAAGATGAAGAAGCAAGAATTCACTAAAGAATACAACGATAACAACTTGAGAATTAAACAAGTAAGAGTAAAAAATGATCCTGCAATAACTAGGCAAAGAAAAGAAATTGTAGAGCATCCATATGGCACAATAAAAAGAGCCATGGACTCAGAATATTGTTTAATGCGAGGCATGAACAATGTTGTGGGTGAGTTTTCATTGTCTTTTTTAGCCTACAACCTAAAAAGAGCAGTAAACATTTTAGGTTGTAGAGGGCTAATTCAAGCAATAACTAATACATAGGAAGGTCGACTCCCGATAATTTCATAACAATAGCTGTGACGTGGGGATAGCCCCTTTTTTTTATTACTTTTTTCTTCATATATGACACAGTCTCTTGTGGGGCCCTGGCAATCAAAACCATCTAGACCTTTTTGGAAGTCAGGGTGGTACAAGACCACTACAACCATGGACGGTGAATTGGAGCGGTACCCTTCTGGAGTTTAGATAGAAGCCTTAAGTCTCGACGCAGGATTTTGTACAAAAAACCATAGAGTGATTTTCTCTATGGTTTTTGGGGTTGTAGGGGTTCACCCCTGCCGTTTTCAGGAAGTTACTATAGGGAGGGTGATATTCGAAGGGAACCTAGGGTTCCATATAGAGGAGCTTTAGCGACGCTTTAATATGCGACATTCATAAAAAATGACTTTGTCATCAGTCTGAGATAGCGCCTTTGGCGCTATTTTAGTGTTATATCTTATATCTACTCTATGGAATAAACTATCCCCAAGGTTCCAGGTCCTACGTGTAGTCCTATTACAGGTCCTATGGAGTGTACATCCACTTGTTTCTCTATTTTTTCTTCTATTATTTTGGCTAACTCTATGGCCTCTTCCTCATTATTTATGTGGTGAATTACCACATTTCCTATTTCTCGCCCTTCCACATCTTCAAGGAATGTTTCCAACATCTTTTTAACTGCTTTTTCTTTTGTTCTAACTTTACCTAATACATCTATTTTACCATCTACTACTGTTAGGATTGGCCTAATTTGAAAGATGGATCCTAATAGTGCTGCAGCTTTTCCTATACGCCCTCCCTTTTTTAAGTAATCTAGTACTTCTGGGGAAAACAAAAAACGACTTTTGTATAGTTTTGTTTGAGCAATTTTTACAAGTTCTTCCATGGAAAGATGTTCGTCTAAAGCGAGAGCTGCGGCTAAGGACATGAAGCTTGATTGCATGCAAGTGGTTCTAGAGTCCATAACTTCTATGACTGCCTTTGGATATTTCTCTAAAAGTATTTGTTTCGCAATTGAAGCCCTTGAATAAGTTTCACTTAAATCCGAGGATAAGAACACACCTAATACACTGTGTCCATCCTTTATTATATCTTCAAATAGTTCTAAGAACTCGTTTATGGATGGTGGAGAAGAGGTGGGAACCTCTTCTCCACCATCCATTTTTACATAGAATTCACTATTTTCCATTTCCTCTTCTTTAAATACCTCTTCACCAAAACTCACACCTAGGGAGATCACCTTTATATCGTATTTATCCCTTAGATGTGCTGGTAGATAGGAAGTACTATCTGTTACAATTTTTACACTCATATTGTTCCTCCTCAGAATGCTGTATAAAAGTCTATACTAGTTACTACATAATTCTTTACAGTTAACAGGATTACCTGTTAACTTTAGTCATACTTTACTAGGGACGATAGCTTAAGATAATTAGTCTAAGGTCCTTGTTTGTTGTTGACCTAAGTCCCCCTAGTCTTTTTGTGAAAGCCATCAAAAATAATCCATTTTCAATTGATGGTTAATGATGGTTAATAATTGTAAATATCAAAAAATATATATTTAAAGGATATGGCAGACATAGATATTACAATGTTTGAAAGGAATTTCCAATCTCTACATATTTAAAGAATATAAAAAATTTCTCAGAATAATATTATAGAGAAAAAATAAATGGTCAGGGGGTGGGTTCATATGCTCATGGGGCTTTTATGGCTTGTATTATCTATAATTAGTCTTGTATTTTGGGGTATGTCCTTGGAGAGAGGTAATGAGTTAGATCAAAGAATTCTTAGACTATCTTTAAGTTTAGGTATAAGTATAATGCTTCCTCTTCTAATCTTAGGATCAGTAGCTGCTTTACTTGAAGATGGTACCCTTATAACAGAAATGACTTACTTCATTTATTTTGTTTTAACTCCAGTTGTACATATATTGTTTCAAATGTTCATCTACAACTTTGGCTTTAATTCAAAAAGAAATGATAACTAAAAAAAGCGCCTAGCCTGAACATGCCCCTGTCAAGTAGACAGTAGAAAAAACAAAAAATACTATGCCGTCAATCATTAATTTGATTGGCGTTATTTTTTTGAAGGTTTTATTTATTTTACCCGCATTTATTCCACGGTCCTGTTGACATGGGGGCCCCTGTACCCTCTGGACTCCCATTCTTGGGCGGAAGTTGATACTTGACAAATATTTGGCTTCCGCCACACACATTTTACCAGAGGGTACACCCCATATAAACAGGCTTTCGCGGCATAAAAGCTTATGCTACCTTACTTAAAAGGTGTTGCCTATACTCCATTGGAGTCATACATTCAAGCCTCTTCTGATAACGATGATTATTGTAATACTCTATGTATTCAATGACAGCAGATTCCAATTCCTGATATGAGCTGAATTTGTTGAGATAGTACATTTCTGACTTAAGGGTACCAAAAAATGCCTCCATAGGGCCGTTATCTATACAACGGGAGATTCTAGACATACTCTGTGTCATACCCGCATTATCCAACTTGTTTTTGAACATTTTTGAGGTGTATTGAAATCCCCTATCACTGTGGAAAATTGGCTTTGCATCAGGGTGCTGCTCATGGGCAATGTCAAACGTTCTAAATACCAGTGCATTGTTATTTGAATGACCCAAGACAAAGGACACTATGCTCTTATCTCCGAGGTCAAGTATGGCACTTAGATAGGCTTTTCCACTGATTCCATATTTCATCTCTGTTACATCAGTAAGCCATTTCTCCCCAAATCCATTTGCATTAAAGTTCCTGCTTAGTACGTTTTTTGCAGTTATTTCTGGTGTGGATTTGATGTAGTTCTTTCTCTTTCTACGGCATACAGATTTTAAACCTAGTATTTTCATCAGTCTGTAGATTCTCTTATGGTTTACATGGAATTCTTGCTCTCTGTTTAACTTGATTGTCATCTGACGATACCCAAGTATACCGCCTCTCTCTTCATATGCATCTCTGATTAATGGTATTAAAGTTTTGTTAAATTGTTCATTAGTACTTGCTTCTCTGTTTAACCATTTGTAATATGAGGAACGTTGAACCTTCGCAAAAACACAGAGTTTTGTGATTGAATAACCTTTAGTCTTTTTAAGTTCCTGTATCGTAAGATAGATCGTCTCATATCTTACTTGGCTTAAAACCGCCCCCTTTCTATTTCTTTCAACTTTTTTAAAAAATCTATCTCCATTTGCTTCTGGCGAATTTCAGCTTCAAGTAGTTTGTTTTGGGCTTTAAGTTTGTCCATTTCAGACATGTCATCTTCTGACTTTCTTTTGCCTCGCTTGTCTTGAAGGGCTTCTATACCTTTTTTTAGGTATTTATTAGTCCATGAATTAACCTGCTGGTAAGATACATTAAACTTCTGTGCTGTTTCAACATAGTTGCATTTATTCTCAATACAGTACTTTACTATTTCTACTCTTTCATCAAAATGGGTCTTTCTTCCTTTAGTCATGATAGATACTCCTCCAGTACCAGAAGATTTTAATTTCTCATGACTATTATACTTCATAACCCATGTATGAAGTATCCCTGTAGAGCGTATTCCATATTGAAAACATATATCATGCAAAGAACCCTTACCAGAAAGGTATTCCTTTATCGCTAATTCCTTTGCATTTGAAGAATGGCTAGTATTCTTTGCACTAGTAGTCAACCCATCAACACCCAACGACATATAATTACTGACCCATCTCCTCATGGTATCTTTACTGACACCGATTAACTTAGCTGCATGGCTAACTGAATTTTTTCCTTCTATACACATAAGAACATACTCTAACTTTTCTTCTGGTGAGAATTTACTTTTCCGACCCATAAAAAATACTCCTCCTTGTTGTAAACAGTTTTTATTATTTTAACTGTCTACCACAAGGGGAGCATATCAGCCTAGGCGCTTTTTTAGTGGTCAAAATCTATTGTTATAACAAAATAGAAGCTAAAGTCTTAAGTTTAAATTATTTACGGCCGCAAAAACTGTAGCTGTGAAATTGGTAAATTCCTTGCTACTCCATATACAATTACTACGGTAAGTAGTATCCAAATTCCTTTTGAGGGTAACTCTGGGCGTGGCAGGGGTTTACCTATTATCACAAGGGATATATTTGATGCCACTATCCACAAAAGTAGCGGTGAGAATATTACTGCCAATATATTGTGGGATGCTGCCTTTAGAATATTGCCTTTCAGTAATTGTGTCATGGCTCTAATGGTGCCACAACCTGGGCAATAAAATCCTGTTACTTGCCTAAATGGACTTGTAATCATTGTATAGGGTGTGGCTGGGTGATAAATATATATAATAAGAGCTATACCTAGTAAAAACCCCAATGCCAGTAGCCTTTGAAGTTTAGGGTTGTAAGTAAATTCATTTTTGAACATTAAATTATCCTCCAGATAGTTTAATTTAAATAGGTACTCTCTATCCCATTAACGATATAAGAAGAGCAATAATACCTAGTATAAAAGCAGCAATACACCAGCCTTTAGCAGTTTCTGAGTGAGCTCTAGCTCCTTCGTAGTCACCTGATTCTTTTCTACCCTTGGCTAAAGCGGCGTATACTATAGCTGGAATTCCTAACGGCAGGCAACAAAAAATAGTCACTAGTATAGACTGAGCTAAGTAATCGGGAACTTCTCGATAGATGTGGTTTCCTTCAGAGTAATCTGACATACAAAAACCTCCCACTTGTTTTTTTAAGTATCTGTCTTATATAGCCTTATAACTTTAATCTATTGAATCTGATATTAGTTCATTATAATATATATATTCGAAGTTCTATTCGATTATCCTTCTTAGTATGTTAAATTATCATAGACTTTGCACTAGAGTCACACTGGTATAGGCTTTGGTATATATTAGATGGAGTAAAATTATGTTATTAAAATTTAAAATAATGACTTAAGTTGTAACAGGGGCAACATAAGGTTACAATAAGGGTAGTAATTAAAACTTAGTATATGGAGGTTCACAGATGATTAAAGCTTATTTCGTAGGAATATCAACAGAATATGAAGGTGAGGATATAGAGGTTAGGTACGCTATATTTAAAGATGAAGAACTAATAACTAAAAAAACAGTTTTCCAAGAATACGTTAAACCTGCAGTGGTAAATCAAAATGCATTAGTAACCCTTTTGAAAGAGTTAAAGGATTATATCAATGATGAGATTACTGTCATAATGAATGACCCAGCTCTAAATGAGCTACTTAGAGGGGTATCACAAACTAAGAATGCAGATGTTCTTAAAACATTAAAGTACACTAGAGGTAAAATTGGAAAGTTTAGTTCCCTTACTGTTAAGGATATTAGCCAAGACAAGCCAGAGTTAGCAAAGTGGAATGAGATATTACAGCCTTAGTTGTAGGTTATAGATAATTTAAATAGTAACATAAAGGAAGAGATTAATAATGACAAAAACCAATTTTAGTGATTATGCACTGAGCAATGACTTATTAAAAGCCATTAGTATGTTAAATTTTAAAAATCCTACTAAGGTTCAAGAACTTGTAATCCCTGCTGTTTTAGAAAAAAAGGATATAATTGTTAAGTCACAAACAGGAAGTGGGAAAACTGCAGCTTTTGCTATTCCCATCAGCGAGGTAGTGAATTGGGATGAAAATAAGCCCCAGGCCTTAGTCCTCGCTCCCACAAGGGAACTGGCTATTCAAATCAAGGAAGATTTTTTTAATATAGGTAGGTTTAAAAGGCTTAAGGTGTCTGCAGTTTATGGAAAGTTTCCATTTTATATGCAAGAAAGGGAGCTAAAGCAAAAAACCCACGTGGTTGTGGGTACACCTGGTCGTATCATAGATCATTTAGAAAGAGGAACCCTAGATACATCTATGATAGAGTACCTTGTCATAGATGAAGCTGATGAAATGCTAAACATGGGCTTTATAGAACAGATTGAAACAATAATAAGTAATCTACCTAAAGAGCGGGTGACCATGCTACTGTCAGCTACTTTGCCCAAAGAGCTAGAAACCTTATGTAGCAACTACATGAATGATCCCATATATGCAGAAATTGAAGAGCAAAGTTCAGCTGTCGATAGAATATATCAAGAGGGATATATAGTAGACGAAGAAGATAAGCTAAGTCTTCTAAGGGATATAACTATTTTAGAAAACCCAGATAGTTGTATCATATTTTGCAACACAAAACTTATGGTAGATGACGTATATAATGAGCTTTCAAAGTTGAATTACACCTGTGATAGAATACATGGTGGAATGGAGCAACGGGATAGAATTAGGGTAATGAATGATTTCAAACAGGGATATTTTAGATACCTTGTAGCTACAGATGTTGCAGCTCGGGGAATAGATATAGATAGTATCTCCCTGGTAATTAATTATGATATTCCTCAAGACTCTGAAAGCTATGTACATAGGATAGGAAGAACGGGGCGTAAAGATAGAGAAGGCCGAGCAATTACCTTTGTATCACCAAATGAAATTAAGTACTTAAATGATATACATAAATACATTCAAAGAGAGATTCCATTAAAGGAAAGACCAGATAAACATGCTGTTTTAGATTCAAAAAAAGATTTTGTTGACAAAATAAATTCAGCACCTGTTCTTAAAGAAACTAAAGGTGCCCAGCTTAACAAAGGTATTATGAAGCTACATATAAATGCAGGGAAGAAAACAAAAATGAGACCAGTGGATGTGGTAGGCACCCTTTGTAGTATTGAAGGTATATCAGCAGAAGATATCGGGATCATCAATATACTTGATATATCTACCTTTGTTGAAATATTAAATAACAAAGGAGAAATAGTGTATCGGGAATTACAAAAAAAGCCTATCAAAGGAAGAATGCGCAATGTTAGCAAAGTGCTAGATAAAAAATAAAACAAAGAAACTGGTTCGTGTTCTTACTCACGAACCAGTTTCTTGTATAGAGCTAAAAGATATAATCAGTCTACTTATTTACTGAACAACATCTTTATGGCTGTATTTATTTTAACAGGGTTACCATACATAAGGGTTCCCATACGGTAAATTTTAGAAGCCAGTAAACCAGTCAACGCCGTTGTGATTGCTAAAATACTAAGGGAAATAATAACCTCAATGGTTGAAACAGTTCCCATTGACACCCTGACAAACATTGCCATAAAGGAACTAAAAGGAACAAAGGAAGCAACTTTTATTAAAAGCCCTTCTGTCATCTGCATGCCCATAACAGAAATAGCAAATACAGCTACAAATAATATTGTTATGGGTGTTGCACTGGTGTTAACATCTTCTGTCCTAGAAACCAAAGCTCCTAGTGCTCCAAATATAAACACATAGAAGAGATAGCCTAGTATTCCAAAAGATGAAAACGCAAGTAATACACTAACTGGTATCTTAAAGATAAAATCCAAACTGTTATTCCATGCAGTAGCATTTAGGTTATATGCAAGCATAGCAGTTAAAATAACCGCACCAAACTGTATTATTCCTGCAATGGCTCCCCCTATAACCTTACCAAATATTAGAGTGCTACTATTGGTACTGGTAATTAGAACTTCCATGGCTCTGTTGCTTTTCTCACTGGCAACTGATACTGCCACAAGCTGTCCGTATATAATTATCATAAAGTATAATCCAAAAACTAAAATGTAGGTATACAGGTAATTGCCCGCACTATCTGTTCCCAATATTACTGTATCTGACTCCATAGGAACCATTATTAAATTTTGTACTGTACTATAATCTATTCCTTGCTGTTCAAAACCATTAATTCTATAGGCAGTTATCATA comes from Alkalicella caledoniensis and encodes:
- a CDS encoding IS1182 family transposase, whose translation is MNFVQGADRSQITMFPEAIDDYIDDNNSVIVIDVYVDSLDMKSLGFKKTTPNDMGRPMYSPQLMLKIYLYGYLNKIRSTRRLETETKRNLEMMWLTKKLSPDHKTISRFRKDNPKALKKVFRDFVKLCSRLGLYGKELISVDGSRFSGVNSKDNNFNDSKLKDRIKRLDIKIDQYLKELDNNDKKEDTTDNPKSAEEISEIIKELKSRKEKYEQMKKHLEETEETQVSLVDPDTRRLTKNGETKIGYNVQTAVDSKNKMIAEFDVTNSINDFGHLSVTSQKAKEILEVDTIKTTADKGYNSATDIAECLMNGIEPHVCMEEDEITICLEILGEAKDVDQIIEPHVNGRFVYLKKRNIALCPMGKIFYPSSYSKNKKEARFCNRKECRKCQNKCTASEYKDFGKKMKKQEFTKEYNDNNLRIKQVRVKNDPAITRQRKEIVEHPYGTIKRAMDSEYCLMRGMNNVVGEFSLSFLAYNLKRAVNILGCRGLIQAITNT
- a CDS encoding DegV family protein; protein product: MSVKIVTDSTSYLPAHLRDKYDIKVISLGVSFGEEVFKEEEMENSEFYVKMDGGEEVPTSSPPSINEFLELFEDIIKDGHSVLGVFLSSDLSETYSRASIAKQILLEKYPKAVIEVMDSRTTCMQSSFMSLAAALALDEHLSMEELVKIAQTKLYKSRFLFSPEVLDYLKKGGRIGKAAALLGSIFQIRPILTVVDGKIDVLGKVRTKEKAVKKMLETFLEDVEGREIGNVVIHHINNEEEAIELAKIIEEKIEKQVDVHSIGPVIGLHVGPGTLGIVYSIE
- a CDS encoding IS3 family transposase; the protein is MYLTIQELKKTKGYSITKLCVFAKVQRSSYYKWLNREASTNEQFNKTLIPLIRDAYEERGGILGYRQMTIKLNREQEFHVNHKRIYRLMKILGLKSVCRRKRKNYIKSTPEITAKNVLSRNFNANGFGEKWLTDVTEMKYGISGKAYLSAILDLGDKSIVSFVLGHSNNNALVFRTFDIAHEQHPDAKPIFHSDRGFQYTSKMFKNKLDNAGMTQSMSRISRCIDNGPMEAFFGTLKSEMYYLNKFSSYQELESAVIEYIEYYNNHRYQKRLECMTPMEYRQHLLSKVA
- a CDS encoding helix-turn-helix domain-containing protein, whose translation is MGRKSKFSPEEKLEYVLMCIEGKNSVSHAAKLIGVSKDTMRRWVSNYMSLGVDGLTTSAKNTSHSSNAKELAIKEYLSGKGSLHDICFQYGIRSTGILHTWVMKYNSHEKLKSSGTGGVSIMTKGRKTHFDERVEIVKYCIENKCNYVETAQKFNVSYQQVNSWTNKYLKKGIEALQDKRGKRKSEDDMSEMDKLKAQNKLLEAEIRQKQMEIDFLKKLKEIERGRF
- a CDS encoding DUF2752 domain-containing protein — protein: MFKNEFTYNPKLQRLLALGFLLGIALIIYIYHPATPYTMITSPFRQVTGFYCPGCGTIRAMTQLLKGNILKAASHNILAVIFSPLLLWIVASNISLVIIGKPLPRPELPSKGIWILLTVVIVYGVARNLPISQLQFLRP
- a CDS encoding CD225/dispanin family protein yields the protein MSDYSEGNHIYREVPDYLAQSILVTIFCCLPLGIPAIVYAALAKGRKESGDYEGARAHSETAKGWCIAAFILGIIALLISLMG
- a CDS encoding DEAD/DEAH box helicase — encoded protein: MTKTNFSDYALSNDLLKAISMLNFKNPTKVQELVIPAVLEKKDIIVKSQTGSGKTAAFAIPISEVVNWDENKPQALVLAPTRELAIQIKEDFFNIGRFKRLKVSAVYGKFPFYMQERELKQKTHVVVGTPGRIIDHLERGTLDTSMIEYLVIDEADEMLNMGFIEQIETIISNLPKERVTMLLSATLPKELETLCSNYMNDPIYAEIEEQSSAVDRIYQEGYIVDEEDKLSLLRDITILENPDSCIIFCNTKLMVDDVYNELSKLNYTCDRIHGGMEQRDRIRVMNDFKQGYFRYLVATDVAARGIDIDSISLVINYDIPQDSESYVHRIGRTGRKDREGRAITFVSPNEIKYLNDIHKYIQREIPLKERPDKHAVLDSKKDFVDKINSAPVLKETKGAQLNKGIMKLHINAGKKTKMRPVDVVGTLCSIEGISAEDIGIINILDISTFVEILNNKGEIVYRELQKKPIKGRMRNVSKVLDKK
- a CDS encoding ABC transporter permease, producing the protein MRNFLIVLKFELMSFMKNKTFLIATAIICLLLMVGLSLPTIRDTFFSSGGEVNDGENIDDDFIEFNGSVTYGYINQNGAIPNPEDLQRGFGAGKLVEFDSKEELESKISSGEIKSGFLIETPNRYQHIVQNNEMYNSDSYFFDQAMITAYRINGFEQQGIDYSTVQNLIMVPMESDTVILGTDSAGNYLYTYILVFGLYFMIIIYGQLVAVSVASEKSNRAMEVLITSTNSSTLIFGKVIGGAIAGIIQFGAVILTAMLAYNLNATAWNNSLDFIFKIPVSVLLAFSSFGILGYLFYVFIFGALGALVSRTEDVNTSATPITILFVAVFAISVMGMQMTEGLLIKVASFVPFSSFMAMFVRVSMGTVSTIEVIISLSILAITTALTGLLASKIYRMGTLMYGNPVKINTAIKMLFSK